Proteins encoded within one genomic window of Anopheles gambiae chromosome 3, idAnoGambNW_F1_1, whole genome shotgun sequence:
- the LOC133393128 gene encoding uncharacterized protein LOC133393128 — MDETMNTDNFADAEMRSSTNDEAVLPEHSDLVRTPYSFRDVEDGLETYGNDLSQDFSVWLNEFEDISKMARWTQDQMLVMMRKKLVGVAKSFVMIKRETNSYTALRAALLEEFGTVVCANDVHRKLATRKKKKDESVLEFIYAMQRIAQGIDLDEVSLVEYIVDGVTMDTRSRASLYEAVTIKDLKSKLLFWERAQKKDEPTEKKKEQVRRVVEKVEENSKRRCYNCGDLGHETRTCANKQRGPKCFVCNEYGHRAKECPNKARHSSNMPRQNNGDTTNVLTVKTAEQNDVSELKRNGLITKRIKVNNMDCVAFVDPGSEVSLLRKDFFDELPFSEMVPVKTGFRLRGFGGNCNTPHGKTKISMEIDELKRSVDVFIVSVNSMNSKVLLGMDFLQTTKYTITNDGLKLEEVGSVENDERWIYNIKAADVGELTVPSEYREQIECMIKCYNPNENPQSVETLVIKLQDESVVRENPRRLAPLERRVVKDQVQEWLDKGVVRSSYSPYASAVVVVPKKNGTYRVCINWRNLEFSQRWILKILIFTFQ, encoded by the coding sequence ATGGATGAAACCATGAATACGGACAATTTTGCAGACGCAGAAATGCGTAGCAGTACAAACGATGAAGCGGTCTTGCCAGAACACTCGGATTTGGTGCGCACGCCGTATTCGTTTCGTGATGTTGAAGACGGTTTAGAAACGTACGGGAATGATCTATCCCAAGACTTTAGTGTGTGGCTAAACGAATTTGAAGATATTTCAAAGATGGCACGTTGGACGCAAGATCAGATGCTGGTAATGATGCGCAAAAAGTTAGTTGGTGTGGCGAAAAGTTTTGTGATGATCAAACGCGAAACCAATTCGTATACCGCGTTGCGTGCAGCTTTACTGGAAGAGTTCGGTACGGTAGTTTGTGCGAATGACGTACACCGTAAGCTGGCAACgcgtaagaagaagaaagatgaATCCGTATTGGAATTTATCTATGCAATGCAACGCATTGCGCAAGGCATCGATTTAGATGAAGTCAGTTTAGTGGAATATATCGTCGATGGTGTTACAATGGACACTCGAAGTCGAGCAAGTTTATACGAAGCTGTGACAATAAAAGATTTGAAATCGAAGCTACTGTTCTGGGAACGTGCGCAAAAGAAAGATGAGCcaacagaaaagaagaaagaacaaGTGCGACGCGTGGTGGAAAAAGTAGAAGAAAACTCAAAACGACGTTGCTACAATTGTGGTGATCTCGGACATGAAACACGTACAtgcgcaaacaaacaacgtgGACccaagtgttttgtttgcaatgaaTACGGACACCGCGCAAAGGAATGTCCGAACAAAGCGCGACATTCGTCGAACATGCCAAGGCAAAACAATGGTGACACCACGAATGTTCTTACAGTGAAAACAGCGGAACAGAACGATGTGTCCGAATTAAAACGAAATGGACTGATCACAAAGCGCATCAAAGTGAACAATATGGATTGTGTGGCTTTTGTCGATCCTGGCAGTGAAGTGTCGTTATTACGGAAAGATTTTTTCGATGAGTTGCCGTTTAGTGAAATGGTGCCAGTTAAAACAGGTTTTCGACTCCGTGGTTTCGGTGGAAATTGCAACACACCACACGGCAAAACAAAGATAAGTATGGAAATTGACGAATTGAAACGATCGGTCGATGTTTTTATAGTGTCAGTGAATTCTATGAACTCAAAAGTGTTGTTAGGTATGGACTTTTTGCAAACGACGAAGTATACTATAACGAACGATGGTTTGAAACTGGAGGAAGTTGGATCGGTAGAAAACGACGAACGATGGATTTACAATATAAAAGCCGCGGATGTGGGAGAGTTAACGGTTCCTTCAGAATATCGCGAACAAATAGAGTGCATGATAAAGTGTTATAATCCCAACGAAAACCCACAATCGGTCGAGACCTTAGTAATCAAGTTACAAGATGAAAGTGTAGTTCGTGAAAATCCTCGTAGGCTTGCTCCATTAGAAAGGCGTGTGGTTAAAGATCAGGTACAGGAATGGCTAGACAAAGGTGTCGTAAGATCATCGTACAGTCCATACGCAAGTGCTGTGGTTGTGGTTCCTAAAAAGAATGGTACGTACAGAGTTTGCATCAATTGGCGGAATCTCGAGTTTTCACAACGTTGGATCTTGAAAATTCTTATTTTCACGTTCCAATAG